A genomic region of Carassius carassius chromosome 13, fCarCar2.1, whole genome shotgun sequence contains the following coding sequences:
- the LOC132155883 gene encoding BRD4-interacting chromatin-remodeling complex-associated protein-like isoform X4, protein MDDEDGRCLLDVICDPQALNDFLHGSETQLDTDDLLDGSSDPSSSFFSSTGGHVPEVQPQAQLSTNEPGLPRVSVDLDFLEDDILGGSPGGDNGSNGVGTNHEPCDILKQSLAEANITEQSLQEADAELDLSQFGLTGLTQVVQPDAGLSGVGIGGPTQIFPNQGTPTATSNATPDMLSSVLAHPGLQLQPQVMNKAISVQPFVQQVGLGNVTLQPISSLQALPNGSQSGPLGIGQIQVVGQPTVMTINPSGQQILTKTMGGYQLHQPGPEAASAGTQAGLGGSVLSSGGGLLIQGGKATLGSPALNGPAVCLSNTNTNNSATTMATAGGIVGFGNASLGAGIGSQTQPQGQIMQNVIIQRTPTPIQPKPPQGGPIQPKVFKQHQQLPAPHALPNDTNKALGVQQIPVSAGQNVTFLGKPGSNVVLSTQATSQGTQFSQALFKQQGPQTSGKPLCHSVHLLNQQGSIVIPSQTVLQGQNHQFLLPGLQAGGQILTQHPGGHIITSQGPGGQIIANQILTANQNINLGQVLASQGHPGAAHILSGHIQLQSGQMGQPTLFQMPVSLAQTQTQAHPVTGHVQTLIQGMPIQNSLSVESLSPAVSLQTLQQSGGIPNNGSSGSTAMAPCQTGEGITVLGGSTDPAAQPAQTQLQSSILTVQTTPPVSIASSVPSSSSPSPTMATSTPSMVGLGPQAQHSPGKVLFTSPGSSMILSQESLQMFLQQDRQQQAGKNPPAAVGVPASVIVSGSSSGPTPSSHDNLLAETRQRQSPSPSLGPAHMATVVNKVPSAAHSQSIKIQSASPSQPVVTPAPTPTLTDSPQPAQASPITIGQQIQSPHQHQQSRPPSQPQPPSQAQTPSRSCTPSSLPSLFIIHNQIGGSPQPAPPPQQQQQPQQVQVQLQPQVLPQTQPTALQTDIPPSSCSPKPPQPLPAQFQFQAAVSSPPAAVVKQQVTVVPGLTAEQQHHLQLVSAQLQTMSSITQPSPQQKQLLEKLHQVQQNILLQAKQQAQAQAQASQQQAINQFNKMPDQHSVQAATSTTSGTNQAPVQSLLQQKSVLVKSSTTGANDTQVFSAGTTVNQGITTQNLAQAVQAKPGVINSVGGLTLSKGGLQIQVLGTALSQMPAPPPPALQTQTSTLKRPFSMEPSKEARMLEQLRKQQGSVLHPDYSSPFHSFEDTLHRLLPYHLYQGMASSPEDYCKVDDEFENASCHLLKRTQAMVDKYRHLLFEESKQRLGPSAEMVMIDRMFIQEEKVALSQDRVLAKEKPEEFVANSCLLDTSAVRPVQVELSSVRTASAAATAGAGQPVAVTPSPAAAVAPAPTPTSGPTPAAAPTPASTPALFPPTKLVIKQGGGGASVSWSTSSTPTLAPVVRPCAEPVTPSASFSRTPSSRPADDDDDVAIPQRTSKPPIKTYEARQRIGLKLKIKQEAGLSKVVHNTALDPVHSHSQSQLTPQPPPLEQPQKVKPTHVTPPTTVIRTPPPTSYPTPSSTVTTVTTQTGSAPSSATSSSGPTPSFSSSWSSSSPSTSTAQMNGTLEHHEVGGVKRNPVSTATPPLTTCRLPLRKTYRENISPRRRPGVPGGGGDPLPIVPAGPPITYSPQPQGSSPQPERTVIASVKLERQGGHGQSHSHVESQSLAAVEDVLYRGIKNAYQHHRDFSDKEDEDKAEEGGGLGRLRGIGSKNREGGRGTFRMDQHAPGPPSPGESSCTRDFTLPAKRCKSDSPDMDNASFSSGSPPPDDSLNEHLQCAIDSILNLQQGHGHGGSGKGALARVHGESLPNQHQTHPSYRQSMPPLSTPSSSTPMSQHPQVGGRGQNGNLVSQTHSR, encoded by the exons aTGGATGATGAAGATGGCAGGTGCTTGCTAGATGTAATTTG TGACCCACAAGCACTCAATGATTTTCTTCATGGATCAGAAACACAA CTGGACACTGATGACCTTTTGGATGGCTCAAGTGACCCTTCCAGCTCGTTCTTCTCCAGCACTGGG GGCCATGTACCTGAGGTCCAGCCACAGGCTCAGCTGTCGACAAATGAGCCAGGCCTTCCAAGAGTCAGCGTTGATTTGGACTTCCTGGAAGATGACATCTTGGGGGGATCGCCTGGAGGAGACAACGGAAGCAATGGTGTTGGGACAAATCATGAGCCTTGTGACATTTTGAAGCAGAGCCTGGCAGAGGCTAACATCACAGAACAGAGCCTTCAAGAGGCAGATGCTGAGCTTGACCTCAGTCAATTTGGGCTAACTGGCCTTACGCAGGTGGTCCAACCTGATGCTGGCCTGTCTGGGGTGGGCATTGGAGGTCCAACTCAGATTTTTCCAAACCAAGGCACCCCTACTGCAACCTCTAATGCCACCCCAGACATGCTCAGCTCAGTCCTGGCACATCCAGGCCTGCAGCTACAACCCCAGGTCATGAACAAAGCTATCAGTGTCCAGCCATTCGTACAGCAAGTCGGGCTTGGAAATGTAACCCTTCAACCTATTTCGAGCCTTCAGGCCTTGCCGAATGGAAGTCAGTCTGGACCGTTGGGCATTGGACAAATTCAAGTTGTGGGCCAACCCACTGTAATGACTATAAATCCATCTGGGCAGCAGATTTTGACAAAAACCATGGGTGGCTATCAACTGCATCAACCTGGGCCTGAGGCAGCAAGCGCTGGAACGCAGGCTGGGCTTGGAGGCTCGGTTTTGAGTTCAGGAGGTGGACTTTTAATTCAAGGGGGCAAGGCTACTCTAGGGTCCCCTGCCTTAAATGGGCCGGCTGTCTGCTTAAGCAACACAAATACCAACAACAGCGCAACTACAATGGCCACTGCTGGTGGCATTGTGGGTTTTGGTAATGCCTCTTTGGGTGCAGGAATTGGATCTCAAACCCAGCCTCAAGGCCAAATTATGCAGAATGTCATCATCCAGCGAACGCCAACGCCTATACAGCCCAAACCTCCGCAAGGGGGTCCCATCCAACCCAAAGTCTTCAAGCAACACCAACAGCTTCCTGCTCCACATGCCTTGCCAAATGATACTAATAAGGCTCTGGGGGTGCAGCAAATCCCAGTATCAGCTGGTCAGAATGTAACGTTCCTCGGGAAGCCTGGCTCAAACGTAGTTTTGAGCACACAGGCCACGTCGCAGGGAACACAGTTTTCTCAAGCACTCTTTAAGCAACAGGGCCCCCAAACATCGGGCAAACCACTGTGCCACAGTGTTCACTTGTTAAACCAGCAGGGCAGCATTGTCATTCCCTCGCAAACTGTCCTGCAGGGCCAAAACCACCAGTTCCTGTTACCGGGGCTTCAGGCAGGAGGTCAGATCCTGACTCAGCATCCTGGGGGTCACATTATTACTAGTCAGGGGCCTGGGGGGCAGATAATCGCTAATCAGAtcttgacagccaatcagaacatcaACCTGGGTCAGGTGTTGGCCTCACAGGGGCACCCTGGTGCCGCCCATATTCTCTCTGGACACATCCAGCTCCAGTCTGGTCAGATGGGTCAGCCCACACTGTTCCAAATGCCGGTGTCCTtggcacaaacacagacacaagcCCATCCGGTAACGGGCCACGTACAAACGCTCATCCAGGGCATGCCGATACAGAATTCCCTGTCTGTGGAGAGCCTTAGCCCAGCAGTCAGTTTACAGACGTTGCAGCAATCTGGTGGCATCCCTAATAACGGTAGCAGCGGATCGACGGCCATGGCACCATGCCAGACAGGAGAAGGTATCACGGTTTTGGGCGGTTCTACGGACCCTGCTGCTCAACCAGCACAGACCCAACTGCAATCCTCAATTCTCACGGTTCAGACGACTCCACCAGTTTCAATAGCATCTTCGGTTCCTTCTTCTTCATCTCCATCCCCAACTATGGCCACATCCACACCCTCAATGGTGGGTTTGGGTCCTCAGGCCCAGCACAGCCCAGGAAAGGTGTTGTTCACATCACCTGGTTCCAGCATGATCCTTAGTCAGGAGTCTCTTCAAATGTTCCTGCAGCAG GACCGACAGCAGCAAGCAGGAAAAAACCCACCTGCAGCTGTGGGTGTACCTGCATCTGTTATCGTCAGCGGCAGCAGTTCTGGTCCCACCCCTTCAAGCCATGACAACTTGTTAGCTGAGACTCGGCAGAGGCAGAGTCCCAGCCCCTCCCTTGGCCCCGCCCACATGGCAACAGTGGTTAACAAG GTTCCGTCGGCAGCACATTCACAGTCTATAAAGATCCAAAGCGCCTCCCCATCTCAGCCTGTGGTCACCCCTGCACCAACACCCACCCTGACTGACAGTCCTCAACCTGCCCAAGCTTCTCCCATAACCATCGGGCAGCAGATCCAGTCTCCTCACCAGCACCAACAGTCTCGGCCTCCATCACAGCCGCAGCCTCCGTCTCAGGCACAGACTCCCTCACGCTCCTGCACGCCGTCCTCTCTACCGTCTCTCTTTATCATACACAATCAGATCGGAGGTTCTCCACAGCCAGCTCCTCCAcctcaacagcagcagcagcctcagCAAGTACAAGTGCAGCTCCAGCCTCAAGTTCTTCCTCAGACTCAGCCTACTGCCCTGCAGACAGACATACCTCCTTCCTCCTGTTCACCGAAGCCTCCGCAGCCACTTCCTGCACAGTTCCAGTTCCAGGCTGCTGTGAGCTCTCCTCCAGCTGCAGTGGTGAAACAGCAGGTGACGGTGGTGCCGGGGCTGACTGCAGAACAGCAGCATCACCTTCAACTGGTCAGTGCGCAGCTGCAGACTATGTCATCCATCACACAGCCCTCTCCTCAGCAAAAGCAGCTTTTGGAAAAACTTCACCAG GTCCAACAAAACATTCTTCTCCAGGCTAAGCAGCAAGCTCAGGCACAAGCCCAGGCCTCTCAGCAACAGGCCATCAACCAGTTCAACAAAATGCCAGATCAGCATTCAGTCCAAGCTGCAACTTCAACGACAAGTGGCACCAACCAAGCACCAGTCCAGTCCCTTCTGCAGCAGAAGTCTGTGCTTGTCAAGTCCTCTACTACAG GTGCAAATGACACTCAAGTATTTTCTGCTGGGACTACAGTGAACCAGGGAATCACAACTCAAAACCTTGCGCAGGCTGTTCAG GCAAAGCCAGGAGTCATAAATTCAGTTGGTGGTCTGACTCTGAGTAAAGGAGGTTTGCAGATACAGGTTTTAGGCACTGCACTCTCTCAAATGCCCGCACCTCCACCACCTGCTCTTCAAACACAG ACTTCCACATTAAAAAGGCCTTTTAGTATGGAACCAAGCAAAGAAGCTag AATGCTGGAACAGCTGCGAAAACAGCAAGGCTCGGTTCTCCATCCTGACTACAGCTCTCCTTTCCACTCATTTGAGGATACACTTCATCGACTGCTGCCGTACCACTTGTACCAAGGCATGGCTTCATCCCCGGAAGACTACTGCAAAG TGGATGATGAATTTGAGAATGCCTCATGCCATCTCTTGAAGCGCACGCAAGCAATGGTGGATAAATATCGTCACTTGCTTTTTGAGGAGTCAAAG CAGAGGCTGGGTCCCTCTGCAGAGATGGTTATGATTGACCGGATGTTCATTCAGGAGGAGAAGGTTGCTCTTAGTCAGGACAGGGTTCTGGCCAAGGAGAAACCAG AAGAATTTGTGGCCAATTCCTGTTTGCTGGACACCAGTGCTGTGAGACCTGTACAGGTGGAGCTGAGTTCTGTACGAACCGcatcagcagcagcaacagcaggcGCAGGTCAACCTGTGGCAGTCACACCTTCTCCTGCTGCAGCTGTTGCCCCTGCTCCAACCCCAACCTCTGGACCTACTCCAGCTGCTGCCCCGACACCTGCTTCTACCCCTGCCCTCTTCCCTCCTACCAAGCTGGTGATCAAACAAGGTGGAGGGGGAGCATCGGTATCCTGGTCCACCAGCTCCACCCCTACACTTGCTCCCGTGGTCCGGCCATGTGCAGAGCCAGTCACGCCAAGTGCCTCCTTCAGCCGCACTCCATCCTCCCGTCCTGCTGATGACGACGATGATGTTGCGATTCCCCAGCGGACCAGCAAACCGCCCATCAAGACCTACGAGGCACGCCAGCGTATAGGTTTGAAGCTGAAGATCAAACAGGAGGCCGGACTTAGTAAGGTGGTTCACAACACTGCTTTAGATCCAGTCCACTCCCACTCCCAATCCCAACTCACTCCACAACCACCGCCCCTTGAGCAGCCGCAGAAAGTCAAGCCCACCCATGTAACCCCACCCACCACAGTCATTAGAACTCCTCCCCCAACGTCTTACCCCACCCCCTCTTCCACTGTCACTACAGTAACCACACAGACAGGCTCCGCCCCCAGTAGCGCAACTTCCTCAAGTGGACCTACACCTTCATTTTCCTCCTCCTGGTCTTCATCGTCCCCTTCCACATCTACGGCTCAGATGAACGGCACTCTGGAACACCACGAGGTAGGTGGAGTTAAACGGAACCCAGTTTCCACAGCAACTCCTCCACTTACCACTTGTCGCCTCCCGCTTCGAAAGACATACCGTGAGAACATTAGTCCACGTCGCAGGCCAGGAGTACCAGGAGGAGGTGGAGACCCATTGCCCATTGTACCAGCAGGACCCCCTATTACTTATTCCCCCCAGCCACAAGGTTCTTCCCCTCAACCTGAACGGACTGTGATAGCCAGCGTGAAACTAGAGAGGCAGGGCGGACATGGGCAGTCTCACTCCCATGTAGAGTCACAGAGCCTTGCAGCAGTAGAGGATGTCCTCTACCGTGGCATCAAAAATGCATACCAACATCACCGAGATTTCTCAGACAAAGAGGATGAGGACAAGGCAGAGGAAGGTGGTGGTTTGGGACGGTTGAGGGGCATAGGGAGCAAAAATCGAGAGGGTGGAAGGGGTACCTTTAGGATGGATCAGCATGCCCCTGGTCCACCTTCTCCTGGTGAGTCTTCCTGCACAAGAGACTTCACACTTCCTGCCAAACGCTGTAAGTCCGACTCTCCGGATATGGACAATGCAAGTTTCTCCAGCGGCAGCCCGCCGCCTGACGACTCTTTGAATGAGCACCTGCAGTGTGCCATAGACAGTATACTGAACCTCCAACAGGGCCATGGACATGGAGGCTCAGGGAAAGGGGCATTAGCGAGGGTTCATGGGGAGAGCCTGCCTAATCAGCACCAAACCCATCCTTCCTACAGACAGTCCATGCCTCCCCTCTCCACGCCATCCTCATCCACCCCCATGTCCCAGCATCCACAGGTAGGGGGCCGAGGACAAAATGGAAATTTGGTTTCACAGACGCACAGTAGATAA
- the LOC132155883 gene encoding BRD4-interacting chromatin-remodeling complex-associated protein-like isoform X6, translated as MDDEDGRCLLDVICDPQALNDFLHGSETQGHVPEVQPQAQLSTNEPGLPRVSVDLDFLEDDILGGSPGGDNGSNGVGTNHEPCDILKQSLAEANITEQSLQEADAELDLSQFGLTGLTQVVQPDAGLSGVGIGGPTQIFPNQGTPTATSNATPDMLSSVLAHPGLQLQPQVMNKAISVQPFVQQVGLGNVTLQPISSLQALPNGSQSGPLGIGQIQVVGQPTVMTINPSGQQILTKTMGGYQLHQPGPEAASAGTQAGLGGSVLSSGGGLLIQGGKATLGSPALNGPAVCLSNTNTNNSATTMATAGGIVGFGNASLGAGIGSQTQPQGQIMQNVIIQRTPTPIQPKPPQGGPIQPKVFKQHQQLPAPHALPNDTNKALGVQQIPVSAGQNVTFLGKPGSNVVLSTQATSQGTQFSQALFKQQGPQTSGKPLCHSVHLLNQQGSIVIPSQTVLQGQNHQFLLPGLQAGGQILTQHPGGHIITSQGPGGQIIANQILTANQNINLGQVLASQGHPGAAHILSGHIQLQSGQMGQPTLFQMPVSLAQTQTQAHPVTGHVQTLIQGMPIQNSLSVESLSPAVSLQTLQQSGGIPNNGSSGSTAMAPCQTGEGITVLGGSTDPAAQPAQTQLQSSILTVQTTPPVSIASSVPSSSSPSPTMATSTPSMVGLGPQAQHSPGKVLFTSPGSSMILSQESLQMFLQQDRQQQAGKNPPAAVGVPASVIVSGSSSGPTPSSHDNLLAETRQRQSPSPSLGPAHMATVVNKVPSAAHSQSIKIQSASPSQPVVTPAPTPTLTDSPQPAQASPITIGQQIQSPHQHQQSRPPSQPQPPSQAQTPSRSCTPSSLPSLFIIHNQIGGSPQPAPPPQQQQQPQQVQVQLQPQVLPQTQPTALQTDIPPSSCSPKPPQPLPAQFQFQAAVSSPPAAVVKQQVTVVPGLTAEQQHHLQLVSAQLQTMSSITQPSPQQKQLLEKLHQVQQNILLQAKQQAQAQAQASQQQAINQFNKMPDQHSVQAATSTTSGTNQAPVQSLLQQKSVLVKSSTTGANDTQVFSAGTTVNQGITTQNLAQAVQAKPGVINSVGGLTLSKGGLQIQVLGTALSQMPAPPPPALQTQTSTLKRPFSMEPSKEARMLEQLRKQQGSVLHPDYSSPFHSFEDTLHRLLPYHLYQGMASSPEDYCKVDDEFENASCHLLKRTQAMVDKYRHLLFEESKQRLGPSAEMVMIDRMFIQEEKVALSQDRVLAKEKPEEFVANSCLLDTSAVRPVQVELSSVRTASAAATAGAGQPVAVTPSPAAAVAPAPTPTSGPTPAAAPTPASTPALFPPTKLVIKQGGGGASVSWSTSSTPTLAPVVRPCAEPVTPSASFSRTPSSRPADDDDDVAIPQRTSKPPIKTYEARQRIGLKLKIKQEAGLSKVVHNTALDPVHSHSQSQLTPQPPPLEQPQKVKPTHVTPPTTVIRTPPPTSYPTPSSTVTTVTTQTGSAPSSATSSSGPTPSFSSSWSSSSPSTSTAQMNGTLEHHEVGGVKRNPVSTATPPLTTCRLPLRKTYRENISPRRRPGVPGGGGDPLPIVPAGPPITYSPQPQGSSPQPERTVIASVKLERQGGHGQSHSHVESQSLAAVEDVLYRGIKNAYQHHRDFSDKEDEDKAEEGGGLGRLRGIGSKNREGGRGTFRMDQHAPGPPSPGESSCTRDFTLPAKRCKSDSPDMDNASFSSGSPPPDDSLNEHLQCAIDSILNLQQGHGHGGSGKGALARVHGESLPNQHQTHPSYRQSMPPLSTPSSSTPMSQHPQVGGRGQNGNLVSQTHSR; from the exons aTGGATGATGAAGATGGCAGGTGCTTGCTAGATGTAATTTG TGACCCACAAGCACTCAATGATTTTCTTCATGGATCAGAAACACAA GGCCATGTACCTGAGGTCCAGCCACAGGCTCAGCTGTCGACAAATGAGCCAGGCCTTCCAAGAGTCAGCGTTGATTTGGACTTCCTGGAAGATGACATCTTGGGGGGATCGCCTGGAGGAGACAACGGAAGCAATGGTGTTGGGACAAATCATGAGCCTTGTGACATTTTGAAGCAGAGCCTGGCAGAGGCTAACATCACAGAACAGAGCCTTCAAGAGGCAGATGCTGAGCTTGACCTCAGTCAATTTGGGCTAACTGGCCTTACGCAGGTGGTCCAACCTGATGCTGGCCTGTCTGGGGTGGGCATTGGAGGTCCAACTCAGATTTTTCCAAACCAAGGCACCCCTACTGCAACCTCTAATGCCACCCCAGACATGCTCAGCTCAGTCCTGGCACATCCAGGCCTGCAGCTACAACCCCAGGTCATGAACAAAGCTATCAGTGTCCAGCCATTCGTACAGCAAGTCGGGCTTGGAAATGTAACCCTTCAACCTATTTCGAGCCTTCAGGCCTTGCCGAATGGAAGTCAGTCTGGACCGTTGGGCATTGGACAAATTCAAGTTGTGGGCCAACCCACTGTAATGACTATAAATCCATCTGGGCAGCAGATTTTGACAAAAACCATGGGTGGCTATCAACTGCATCAACCTGGGCCTGAGGCAGCAAGCGCTGGAACGCAGGCTGGGCTTGGAGGCTCGGTTTTGAGTTCAGGAGGTGGACTTTTAATTCAAGGGGGCAAGGCTACTCTAGGGTCCCCTGCCTTAAATGGGCCGGCTGTCTGCTTAAGCAACACAAATACCAACAACAGCGCAACTACAATGGCCACTGCTGGTGGCATTGTGGGTTTTGGTAATGCCTCTTTGGGTGCAGGAATTGGATCTCAAACCCAGCCTCAAGGCCAAATTATGCAGAATGTCATCATCCAGCGAACGCCAACGCCTATACAGCCCAAACCTCCGCAAGGGGGTCCCATCCAACCCAAAGTCTTCAAGCAACACCAACAGCTTCCTGCTCCACATGCCTTGCCAAATGATACTAATAAGGCTCTGGGGGTGCAGCAAATCCCAGTATCAGCTGGTCAGAATGTAACGTTCCTCGGGAAGCCTGGCTCAAACGTAGTTTTGAGCACACAGGCCACGTCGCAGGGAACACAGTTTTCTCAAGCACTCTTTAAGCAACAGGGCCCCCAAACATCGGGCAAACCACTGTGCCACAGTGTTCACTTGTTAAACCAGCAGGGCAGCATTGTCATTCCCTCGCAAACTGTCCTGCAGGGCCAAAACCACCAGTTCCTGTTACCGGGGCTTCAGGCAGGAGGTCAGATCCTGACTCAGCATCCTGGGGGTCACATTATTACTAGTCAGGGGCCTGGGGGGCAGATAATCGCTAATCAGAtcttgacagccaatcagaacatcaACCTGGGTCAGGTGTTGGCCTCACAGGGGCACCCTGGTGCCGCCCATATTCTCTCTGGACACATCCAGCTCCAGTCTGGTCAGATGGGTCAGCCCACACTGTTCCAAATGCCGGTGTCCTtggcacaaacacagacacaagcCCATCCGGTAACGGGCCACGTACAAACGCTCATCCAGGGCATGCCGATACAGAATTCCCTGTCTGTGGAGAGCCTTAGCCCAGCAGTCAGTTTACAGACGTTGCAGCAATCTGGTGGCATCCCTAATAACGGTAGCAGCGGATCGACGGCCATGGCACCATGCCAGACAGGAGAAGGTATCACGGTTTTGGGCGGTTCTACGGACCCTGCTGCTCAACCAGCACAGACCCAACTGCAATCCTCAATTCTCACGGTTCAGACGACTCCACCAGTTTCAATAGCATCTTCGGTTCCTTCTTCTTCATCTCCATCCCCAACTATGGCCACATCCACACCCTCAATGGTGGGTTTGGGTCCTCAGGCCCAGCACAGCCCAGGAAAGGTGTTGTTCACATCACCTGGTTCCAGCATGATCCTTAGTCAGGAGTCTCTTCAAATGTTCCTGCAGCAG GACCGACAGCAGCAAGCAGGAAAAAACCCACCTGCAGCTGTGGGTGTACCTGCATCTGTTATCGTCAGCGGCAGCAGTTCTGGTCCCACCCCTTCAAGCCATGACAACTTGTTAGCTGAGACTCGGCAGAGGCAGAGTCCCAGCCCCTCCCTTGGCCCCGCCCACATGGCAACAGTGGTTAACAAG GTTCCGTCGGCAGCACATTCACAGTCTATAAAGATCCAAAGCGCCTCCCCATCTCAGCCTGTGGTCACCCCTGCACCAACACCCACCCTGACTGACAGTCCTCAACCTGCCCAAGCTTCTCCCATAACCATCGGGCAGCAGATCCAGTCTCCTCACCAGCACCAACAGTCTCGGCCTCCATCACAGCCGCAGCCTCCGTCTCAGGCACAGACTCCCTCACGCTCCTGCACGCCGTCCTCTCTACCGTCTCTCTTTATCATACACAATCAGATCGGAGGTTCTCCACAGCCAGCTCCTCCAcctcaacagcagcagcagcctcagCAAGTACAAGTGCAGCTCCAGCCTCAAGTTCTTCCTCAGACTCAGCCTACTGCCCTGCAGACAGACATACCTCCTTCCTCCTGTTCACCGAAGCCTCCGCAGCCACTTCCTGCACAGTTCCAGTTCCAGGCTGCTGTGAGCTCTCCTCCAGCTGCAGTGGTGAAACAGCAGGTGACGGTGGTGCCGGGGCTGACTGCAGAACAGCAGCATCACCTTCAACTGGTCAGTGCGCAGCTGCAGACTATGTCATCCATCACACAGCCCTCTCCTCAGCAAAAGCAGCTTTTGGAAAAACTTCACCAG GTCCAACAAAACATTCTTCTCCAGGCTAAGCAGCAAGCTCAGGCACAAGCCCAGGCCTCTCAGCAACAGGCCATCAACCAGTTCAACAAAATGCCAGATCAGCATTCAGTCCAAGCTGCAACTTCAACGACAAGTGGCACCAACCAAGCACCAGTCCAGTCCCTTCTGCAGCAGAAGTCTGTGCTTGTCAAGTCCTCTACTACAG GTGCAAATGACACTCAAGTATTTTCTGCTGGGACTACAGTGAACCAGGGAATCACAACTCAAAACCTTGCGCAGGCTGTTCAG GCAAAGCCAGGAGTCATAAATTCAGTTGGTGGTCTGACTCTGAGTAAAGGAGGTTTGCAGATACAGGTTTTAGGCACTGCACTCTCTCAAATGCCCGCACCTCCACCACCTGCTCTTCAAACACAG ACTTCCACATTAAAAAGGCCTTTTAGTATGGAACCAAGCAAAGAAGCTag AATGCTGGAACAGCTGCGAAAACAGCAAGGCTCGGTTCTCCATCCTGACTACAGCTCTCCTTTCCACTCATTTGAGGATACACTTCATCGACTGCTGCCGTACCACTTGTACCAAGGCATGGCTTCATCCCCGGAAGACTACTGCAAAG TGGATGATGAATTTGAGAATGCCTCATGCCATCTCTTGAAGCGCACGCAAGCAATGGTGGATAAATATCGTCACTTGCTTTTTGAGGAGTCAAAG CAGAGGCTGGGTCCCTCTGCAGAGATGGTTATGATTGACCGGATGTTCATTCAGGAGGAGAAGGTTGCTCTTAGTCAGGACAGGGTTCTGGCCAAGGAGAAACCAG AAGAATTTGTGGCCAATTCCTGTTTGCTGGACACCAGTGCTGTGAGACCTGTACAGGTGGAGCTGAGTTCTGTACGAACCGcatcagcagcagcaacagcaggcGCAGGTCAACCTGTGGCAGTCACACCTTCTCCTGCTGCAGCTGTTGCCCCTGCTCCAACCCCAACCTCTGGACCTACTCCAGCTGCTGCCCCGACACCTGCTTCTACCCCTGCCCTCTTCCCTCCTACCAAGCTGGTGATCAAACAAGGTGGAGGGGGAGCATCGGTATCCTGGTCCACCAGCTCCACCCCTACACTTGCTCCCGTGGTCCGGCCATGTGCAGAGCCAGTCACGCCAAGTGCCTCCTTCAGCCGCACTCCATCCTCCCGTCCTGCTGATGACGACGATGATGTTGCGATTCCCCAGCGGACCAGCAAACCGCCCATCAAGACCTACGAGGCACGCCAGCGTATAGGTTTGAAGCTGAAGATCAAACAGGAGGCCGGACTTAGTAAGGTGGTTCACAACACTGCTTTAGATCCAGTCCACTCCCACTCCCAATCCCAACTCACTCCACAACCACCGCCCCTTGAGCAGCCGCAGAAAGTCAAGCCCACCCATGTAACCCCACCCACCACAGTCATTAGAACTCCTCCCCCAACGTCTTACCCCACCCCCTCTTCCACTGTCACTACAGTAACCACACAGACAGGCTCCGCCCCCAGTAGCGCAACTTCCTCAAGTGGACCTACACCTTCATTTTCCTCCTCCTGGTCTTCATCGTCCCCTTCCACATCTACGGCTCAGATGAACGGCACTCTGGAACACCACGAGGTAGGTGGAGTTAAACGGAACCCAGTTTCCACAGCAACTCCTCCACTTACCACTTGTCGCCTCCCGCTTCGAAAGACATACCGTGAGAACATTAGTCCACGTCGCAGGCCAGGAGTACCAGGAGGAGGTGGAGACCCATTGCCCATTGTACCAGCAGGACCCCCTATTACTTATTCCCCCCAGCCACAAGGTTCTTCCCCTCAACCTGAACGGACTGTGATAGCCAGCGTGAAACTAGAGAGGCAGGGCGGACATGGGCAGTCTCACTCCCATGTAGAGTCACAGAGCCTTGCAGCAGTAGAGGATGTCCTCTACCGTGGCATCAAAAATGCATACCAACATCACCGAGATTTCTCAGACAAAGAGGATGAGGACAAGGCAGAGGAAGGTGGTGGTTTGGGACGGTTGAGGGGCATAGGGAGCAAAAATCGAGAGGGTGGAAGGGGTACCTTTAGGATGGATCAGCATGCCCCTGGTCCACCTTCTCCTGGTGAGTCTTCCTGCACAAGAGACTTCACACTTCCTGCCAAACGCTGTAAGTCCGACTCTCCGGATATGGACAATGCAAGTTTCTCCAGCGGCAGCCCGCCGCCTGACGACTCTTTGAATGAGCACCTGCAGTGTGCCATAGACAGTATACTGAACCTCCAACAGGGCCATGGACATGGAGGCTCAGGGAAAGGGGCATTAGCGAGGGTTCATGGGGAGAGCCTGCCTAATCAGCACCAAACCCATCCTTCCTACAGACAGTCCATGCCTCCCCTCTCCACGCCATCCTCATCCACCCCCATGTCCCAGCATCCACAGGTAGGGGGCCGAGGACAAAATGGAAATTTGGTTTCACAGACGCACAGTAGATAA